In the Ochrobactrum sp. Marseille-Q0166 genome, one interval contains:
- the cueO gene encoding multicopper oxidase CueO, with protein MTNITRRRLLALGASAAALSIVRPLEALAQDTHQQHMQHGAAGTQEKFQVLPIPALIEPDAAGVVKLTVQKGRHAFTQGSDAASAGINGAYIGPVVRLKNGEAVTLSVNNEMDEDTTLHWHGLFVPSVLDGGPHKIIAAGSSWEPKVTVNQPVSFNWFHPHMHGDTARQAHMGIAGLMIVSDGKDGERGLPQTYGVDDIPLVLQDRRVIDGDKVYQPDIMDLMHGFRGDKLIVNGVMAPQARVPASVVRLRILNGANARNFHIRLSDDQPLQVIASDGGFISKIDPVKRLTISPGERYEVLVDFAKSKDMLHLLTASDDNGGDDQSLMQFIIDDQIEGAIKTLPTKLDGPQQPDEKLSVRRRSYFFDERMTDNMKLMMGGMSSDPNAGHNMANMSDHDMHGGRSNADTGPALQALTSGVQMAIAEKPFDMNRIDAEVKLGSWEIWELTTKEMAHPFHIHGASFRILTLNGETPPRHQSGWKDTALINGKAEVLVHFDREATRDHPFMFHCHVLEHEDVGMMAQFITV; from the coding sequence ATGACGAATATCACTCGCCGTCGTCTTTTGGCGCTTGGGGCAAGTGCTGCAGCCTTATCCATCGTCCGGCCTTTAGAGGCTTTAGCGCAAGACACCCACCAGCAGCACATGCAGCATGGTGCAGCCGGTACACAAGAAAAATTCCAGGTTCTGCCTATTCCAGCTTTAATTGAGCCTGACGCTGCAGGTGTGGTGAAGCTAACGGTCCAGAAGGGACGCCATGCTTTCACGCAAGGCAGCGACGCGGCCTCCGCCGGGATAAACGGCGCCTATATCGGGCCGGTCGTCCGCCTAAAAAACGGTGAAGCGGTTACACTTTCGGTAAATAACGAAATGGACGAAGACACAACGCTTCATTGGCACGGTCTTTTTGTTCCGTCGGTTCTCGATGGCGGGCCTCATAAAATTATTGCAGCAGGCAGTAGTTGGGAGCCGAAGGTTACGGTCAACCAGCCAGTTTCGTTCAACTGGTTCCACCCGCATATGCACGGGGACACTGCGCGACAGGCGCATATGGGAATTGCCGGGTTGATGATTGTCAGCGACGGCAAGGATGGGGAACGCGGATTGCCTCAAACCTATGGTGTTGATGATATTCCTCTCGTCTTGCAGGATCGCAGGGTGATCGATGGCGATAAGGTTTACCAGCCTGACATTATGGACCTGATGCATGGCTTTCGCGGCGACAAACTTATTGTCAATGGCGTTATGGCGCCACAAGCGCGTGTTCCTGCTTCCGTGGTTCGGTTGCGTATTCTGAACGGCGCCAATGCACGCAACTTCCATATTCGTCTCAGCGATGACCAACCGTTGCAAGTTATCGCTTCTGATGGCGGTTTCATAAGCAAGATTGATCCGGTTAAGCGCCTGACAATCAGTCCGGGCGAGCGCTATGAGGTGTTGGTCGATTTCGCCAAATCGAAAGATATGCTCCACTTGCTGACAGCCAGTGATGACAATGGTGGCGATGATCAGTCTTTGATGCAGTTCATCATCGATGACCAAATCGAAGGCGCAATCAAAACCTTGCCGACAAAGCTCGATGGTCCGCAACAGCCGGATGAAAAGCTGTCTGTTCGCAGGCGCTCATACTTCTTCGATGAACGTATGACGGATAATATGAAGCTCATGATGGGCGGCATGTCGAGCGATCCCAATGCTGGTCACAACATGGCGAATATGAGTGATCATGATATGCATGGTGGTCGGAGCAATGCCGACACCGGACCTGCGTTGCAGGCTTTAACATCAGGCGTTCAGATGGCGATTGCGGAGAAGCCTTTCGACATGAACCGCATCGACGCCGAGGTTAAGCTTGGATCTTGGGAGATCTGGGAGTTAACGACGAAAGAAATGGCACATCCGTTTCATATTCATGGAGCATCGTTCCGCATCCTCACTTTGAACGGTGAAACGCCGCCGAGGCATCAATCCGGGTGGAAAGATACGGCGCTGATAAACGGCAAGGCAGAGGTGCTGGTGCATTTTGATCGGGAAGCGACGCGAGATCACCCATTCATGTTCCATTGCCATGTGCTGGAGCATGAGGATGTCGGCATGATGGCTCAGTTTATTACCGTTTAG
- a CDS encoding ABC transporter ATP-binding protein — MDARTLQDTKLGNETNPALTLSGIGRQFGTVRALDKISLNVQPGEIICLVGHSGCGKTSLLRIIAGIDAPDEGQLMMGGRTLVGPSIFVEPEKRNIGVVFQDYALFPHLTVRENVLFGLRKVRKEQALSRVDELLKLVGLSPMADRYPHMLSGGEQQRVALIRALAPKPDLLLMDEPFSNLDRGLRARVRGETMGLLRELGTPVIIVTHEAEEALSTGDRVVLMRSGEIVQQGSARDLHNRPNSRYAADFFCDFNAFEGTVRGKAIETALGVFDTPNDLTSTGEVLVYIRPRDVEIVSDANNDVLSGKIETRIYLGETEELQISLDGSEQRLRVRTDYHVPENADSIFLRINWKKVLIFAK; from the coding sequence ATGGATGCACGCACTCTGCAGGATACGAAGCTCGGTAATGAAACGAATCCGGCACTGACCCTCTCAGGAATTGGTCGGCAGTTTGGAACCGTGCGCGCACTGGACAAAATATCGCTGAATGTGCAGCCGGGTGAGATCATCTGTCTGGTCGGGCATTCCGGTTGCGGCAAGACTTCACTCTTGCGGATTATTGCTGGCATTGATGCACCCGATGAAGGCCAGCTTATGATGGGCGGACGAACGCTCGTCGGCCCATCTATCTTCGTTGAACCGGAAAAGCGAAACATTGGTGTGGTCTTTCAGGACTATGCGCTGTTTCCACATCTGACAGTACGCGAAAATGTGCTGTTTGGCCTTCGCAAAGTGCGCAAGGAACAAGCGCTCAGCCGCGTGGATGAATTGCTCAAACTTGTCGGTCTTTCTCCGATGGCAGATCGTTATCCGCATATGTTGTCGGGTGGGGAGCAACAACGCGTGGCGCTCATCCGGGCTTTGGCACCGAAGCCTGATCTTTTGTTGATGGATGAGCCATTCTCCAATCTGGATCGCGGCTTGCGTGCACGTGTGCGCGGTGAAACAATGGGACTGCTGCGCGAACTTGGTACGCCTGTTATTATCGTGACGCATGAGGCGGAAGAGGCGCTTTCAACAGGTGACCGCGTTGTGCTTATGCGCTCTGGAGAAATCGTCCAACAAGGTTCTGCCCGAGACCTGCATAACCGTCCCAACTCTCGTTATGCAGCCGATTTTTTCTGCGACTTCAACGCGTTTGAAGGCACTGTTCGAGGCAAAGCAATTGAAACCGCACTGGGTGTCTTTGATACTCCGAACGACCTCACAAGCACCGGAGAAGTTCTCGTTTATATCCGACCTCGCGACGTTGAGATCGTGTCGGATGCCAATAATGATGTTTTAAGCGGAAAAATTGAAACGCGAATCTACCTTGGTGAAACAGAAGAGTTGCAGATCAGCCTTGATGGAAGCGAACAGCGTCTGCGTGTGCGGACGGATTATCATGTCCCCGAAAATGCTGACTCGATTTTCCTCCGTATAAATTGGAAAAAAGTACTGATTTTTGCAAAATAA
- a CDS encoding MFS transporter: protein MTVAQAVVPKKNSARRVLAASMIGTTIEFFDFYIYATAAVIVFPHLFFPASDGNSALLQSLATFAIAFFARPIGGALFGHFGDKVGRKATLVAALMTMGISTVAIGFLPTYESIGVWAALLLALCRLGQGLGLGGEWGGAVLLATENAPEGKRTWYGMFPQLGAPVGFILATGIFLILAELLTEEQFMSFGWRIPFIASALLVGVGLFIRLKIAETPEFQKAIDKAERVEVPVATLFKKHKASLFLGTIGAVATFVLFYLMTVFSLGWGTRALGYSREEFLILQMIGVIFFGLTIPVAALLSDKYGMRPVMIVVTVLIGLYGFIMAPLFLSGTAGVLAFLIIGFGLMGLTYGPIGAALAEPFPTSVRYTGASLTFNLAGILGASVAPYIATWLATHYSFAYVGYYMTAAAVVSLIGFAFISFKRGN from the coding sequence ATGACTGTAGCTCAAGCAGTTGTTCCGAAGAAAAATTCTGCGCGCCGTGTTTTGGCCGCGAGCATGATCGGCACAACAATCGAATTCTTTGACTTTTATATTTATGCTACTGCGGCGGTAATCGTTTTCCCGCACCTTTTCTTCCCGGCAAGTGACGGTAACTCGGCGCTGCTCCAGTCTCTGGCAACTTTCGCGATTGCCTTCTTTGCACGCCCGATCGGCGGCGCGTTGTTCGGCCACTTCGGCGATAAGGTTGGCCGTAAGGCAACGCTGGTTGCAGCCCTAATGACCATGGGTATTTCCACAGTCGCAATCGGCTTCCTGCCAACTTATGAATCCATCGGCGTATGGGCGGCTCTCCTGCTCGCACTCTGCCGTCTGGGTCAGGGTCTTGGCCTTGGTGGCGAATGGGGCGGTGCAGTTCTGCTCGCAACCGAAAATGCACCGGAAGGCAAGCGTACCTGGTACGGCATGTTCCCACAGCTCGGTGCGCCTGTTGGCTTCATCCTTGCAACGGGTATTTTCCTGATCCTTGCTGAACTCCTGACCGAAGAGCAATTCATGTCATTCGGCTGGCGTATTCCGTTCATCGCCAGTGCCCTGCTGGTTGGCGTCGGCCTCTTCATTCGACTGAAGATTGCTGAAACACCGGAATTCCAGAAGGCTATCGACAAGGCTGAACGGGTTGAAGTTCCAGTCGCAACGCTTTTCAAAAAGCATAAGGCGAGCCTGTTTCTGGGTACCATCGGTGCTGTTGCAACCTTCGTTCTGTTCTATCTCATGACGGTGTTCTCGCTTGGTTGGGGTACGCGTGCCTTGGGCTACAGCCGTGAAGAGTTCCTCATTCTACAGATGATCGGCGTGATCTTTTTCGGTCTCACCATCCCGGTTGCAGCGCTGCTTTCCGATAAATACGGTATGCGTCCTGTGATGATCGTCGTCACTGTTCTGATCGGTCTCTACGGCTTCATCATGGCTCCGCTCTTCCTCAGCGGAACGGCTGGCGTTCTTGCTTTCCTCATCATCGGTTTTGGTCTGATGGGCCTGACCTATGGTCCGATTGGTGCGGCTCTTGCAGAACCATTCCCGACCTCGGTGCGCTATACCGGCGCTTCGCTTACCTTCAACCTGGCCGGTATCCTTGGCGCTTCCGTTGCACCTTACATCGCAACATGGCTCGCAACCCATTATAGCTTTGCCTATGTTGGCTATTACATGACTGCTGCGGCTGTCGTTTCATTGATCGGATTTGCATTCATTTCGTTCAAGCGCGGCAATTAA
- a CDS encoding FAD-binding oxidoreductase — MGPITDKVATAERLPQETKVAIIGGGVIGVSTALFLAERGIPVALFEKGEIAGEQSSRNWGWCRRTGRDSREMPLIVESMRLWDGMNERVGRETGFRVTGIAYTAEKEEEVERYAEWIKIASEHGIETQLLNSQQAASLAPGLTRPLKGGMITPLDGRAEPQKAVPAFAAKAQELGAVILQNCAVRGVETTNGRVSAVLTEKGRVACEAIVVAGGAWSRLIISSFDAHLPQLKVRSSVFRTAPIESGVEPAIAFSDFALRKRLDGGYTVASLGGSIADIVPDSFRFFRDFLPSLSTEWKSLRFRFGERFFEEAFQWKLRPADQVSVFEKIRTLDPEPHRAANAAVLAKLKAAIPSFASATIAQEWAGLIDTMPDVIPVISPLPGIDGLIVATGFSGHGFGIGPGAGRLVADMVLGDTPVVDPSPFHISRFSDGSKIRIENWG, encoded by the coding sequence ATGGGGCCGATCACCGACAAGGTGGCAACCGCCGAGCGTTTGCCGCAAGAAACGAAGGTCGCCATTATCGGCGGTGGTGTGATCGGTGTATCGACGGCCCTCTTTCTAGCCGAACGAGGCATTCCTGTTGCCCTGTTTGAAAAGGGCGAAATCGCAGGCGAACAATCCAGTCGCAACTGGGGCTGGTGCCGTCGGACCGGGCGCGATAGCCGCGAAATGCCGTTGATTGTTGAGAGTATGCGTCTTTGGGACGGCATGAATGAACGTGTGGGTCGCGAAACCGGATTTCGCGTTACCGGCATTGCCTACACTGCCGAGAAGGAAGAGGAAGTCGAGCGCTACGCAGAGTGGATCAAGATTGCCAGCGAGCACGGCATCGAAACACAATTGCTCAACAGCCAGCAGGCAGCTAGTCTTGCGCCGGGACTGACGCGCCCACTCAAAGGCGGCATGATCACGCCGCTCGATGGTCGTGCGGAGCCGCAAAAGGCAGTGCCTGCTTTTGCCGCAAAGGCGCAGGAACTCGGTGCTGTCATTCTGCAAAACTGTGCCGTGCGCGGGGTCGAAACCACCAATGGACGTGTGTCAGCCGTCCTGACTGAAAAAGGCCGCGTGGCTTGCGAAGCGATTGTCGTTGCTGGGGGCGCCTGGTCACGACTGATCATATCGTCGTTTGATGCCCATCTACCGCAGCTCAAAGTGCGCTCGTCCGTCTTCCGCACTGCGCCTATCGAGAGTGGCGTTGAGCCGGCAATCGCATTTTCGGATTTTGCACTGCGCAAGCGGCTTGATGGCGGATACACGGTTGCGAGCCTTGGCGGCTCCATTGCCGACATTGTGCCTGACAGTTTCCGCTTCTTCCGCGACTTCCTCCCTTCGCTCTCAACCGAATGGAAATCCCTGCGGTTTCGTTTCGGTGAGCGATTTTTTGAAGAAGCTTTCCAGTGGAAACTCCGTCCAGCAGATCAGGTCTCGGTGTTTGAAAAAATCCGCACGCTAGACCCAGAACCGCATAGGGCAGCGAATGCAGCAGTGCTGGCCAAACTGAAAGCTGCCATTCCTTCTTTTGCGTCGGCAACGATCGCGCAAGAATGGGCCGGGCTGATCGATACGATGCCGGATGTCATTCCGGTTATCTCCCCTCTACCCGGCATTGACGGGCTGATCGTTGCCACAGGTTTTTCAGGTCACGGCTTTGGCATCGGCCCCGGTGCAGGAAGATTGGTTGCAGATATGGTCCTCGGCGATACACCGGTTGTCGATCCTTCGCCGTTCCATATCTCGCGCTTCTCGGACGGATCGAAAATCCGTATCGAGAACTGGGGATAG
- a CDS encoding carboxymuconolactone decarboxylase family protein: MSIDDLKSKIPDFAKDVRLNLSSMASDETLTPQQKYGLFIACGIASRNADVRKALTAEAAVKVDASVVQAAKSAASIMGMNNVYYRFVHLATNKEYRTLPAKLRMNVIGNPGVDKVDFELWSLAVSAINGCGMCIDAHEDVLRKAGVSTEVIQTAARFASIIQSVAIALEAADTE, encoded by the coding sequence ATGTCCATTGATGATCTGAAGTCAAAAATCCCGGATTTCGCCAAGGATGTTCGTCTTAATCTTTCTTCTATGGCCAGCGATGAAACGCTGACGCCGCAGCAGAAATATGGCCTGTTCATCGCCTGCGGTATCGCTTCACGCAATGCTGATGTGCGCAAGGCACTGACTGCCGAAGCAGCGGTCAAGGTTGATGCTAGCGTTGTGCAGGCTGCAAAATCTGCAGCATCCATCATGGGCATGAACAACGTCTATTATCGCTTCGTGCACCTCGCCACCAATAAGGAATATCGTACGCTCCCAGCCAAGCTGCGCATGAACGTGATTGGCAATCCGGGCGTCGACAAAGTTGATTTCGAGTTGTGGTCGCTCGCTGTCTCAGCAATCAACGGCTGCGGTATGTGCATCGACGCGCACGAAGATGTGCTGCGCAAGGCCGGCGTATCAACGGAAGTGATCCAGACCGCTGCGCGCTTTGCGTCGATCATTCAGTCGGTAGCGATTGCTCTGGAAGCTGCTGACACCGAGTAA
- a CDS encoding Fe(3+) ABC transporter substrate-binding protein produces the protein MPKIARAGLALIAATFLSGAANANEVNIYTTREPGLIQPLLDAYKEKTGTTVNTVFLKDGLAERVASEGDKSPADILMTVDAGNLVDFVDKGLTQPIDSAALKAAIPAQLRDANDNWFGLSMRARVVYADKDLELDKISYEELADPKWKGKICIRAGQHPYNTALIADYIAHHGAEKTEEWLTGLKANLARKAAGGDRDGAKDIVGGICDIAVANSYYVGLMRSGKSGDEQKAWGDGIKVILPTFADGGTQVNISGAAVAKNAPNKDEAVKLLEYLASDEAQQLYAKANYEYPVKAGAPVDPIVESFGELKIDTVPLSEIVKHRKQASELVDKVGFDN, from the coding sequence ATGCCCAAGATCGCGCGTGCTGGACTTGCACTCATTGCTGCGACGTTTCTCTCAGGTGCTGCAAATGCAAATGAGGTAAATATTTACACGACGCGTGAGCCAGGCCTGATTCAGCCTTTGCTCGATGCCTATAAGGAAAAGACGGGCACCACCGTCAACACCGTTTTCCTGAAGGATGGTCTCGCTGAACGTGTTGCTTCCGAGGGCGATAAATCTCCGGCCGATATTTTGATGACGGTCGATGCAGGCAATTTGGTTGATTTTGTTGATAAGGGGCTTACCCAGCCGATCGATTCCGCAGCCCTCAAGGCTGCTATTCCTGCGCAGCTTCGCGATGCGAACGACAACTGGTTTGGCTTGTCCATGCGTGCTCGCGTCGTCTATGCCGACAAGGATCTTGAGCTCGACAAAATTAGCTATGAAGAGCTGGCCGATCCAAAGTGGAAGGGCAAGATCTGCATTCGCGCTGGTCAGCATCCATATAATACGGCCCTTATCGCCGATTACATCGCGCATCACGGCGCAGAAAAGACTGAAGAATGGCTGACTGGCCTCAAAGCCAATCTGGCACGCAAGGCAGCCGGTGGTGATCGTGATGGTGCCAAGGATATTGTCGGTGGTATCTGTGACATAGCAGTTGCCAACTCCTATTATGTTGGCCTGATGCGCTCGGGTAAGAGCGGTGATGAACAGAAGGCATGGGGCGACGGGATCAAGGTCATTCTTCCAACCTTTGCCGATGGCGGCACGCAGGTAAACATCAGCGGTGCAGCAGTTGCCAAGAACGCACCGAACAAGGACGAAGCGGTCAAGCTTCTCGAATATCTTGCATCCGACGAAGCCCAGCAGCTTTATGCAAAGGCCAACTACGAATATCCTGTCAAGGCAGGCGCTCCGGTTGATCCAATCGTTGAATCCTTCGGCGAACTGAAGATCGATACGGTTCCGCTTTCGGAAATCGTCAAGCATCGCAAGCAAGCAAGCGAATTGGTCGACAAAGTCGGCTTTGATAACTAA
- a CDS encoding hydrogen peroxide-inducible genes activator, producing MLNVSIRQLHYFIALVKAGSFSRAAETVGLTQSTLSAAIQALEAEIGVTLIDRNGRRMQLLPAGEDFLNRAQEIVACIEELPEHARQAERPLTTRLRLGVIPSIAPFLLPKLLPTTADAFPELQLSVREGLTRSLLDSLRSGSLDAALVAHPYDLDDFEVAEIGKDPFFLAVRRDHALANRDRIDASDLQDQPFLLLETGHCLREHVMAAIGSKPTQSSGDVHATSIMTLVQLVEFGMGVTLLPEVAIKAGVTRGSDICTVPYEGQNNYRSLALVWRVNAARRNEYQLFAAHLRNHCMKK from the coding sequence ATGCTCAATGTCAGCATTCGGCAACTCCACTATTTTATCGCGCTTGTAAAAGCGGGCTCTTTTTCACGTGCTGCCGAGACCGTCGGCCTTACACAGTCCACATTGAGTGCAGCTATTCAGGCGCTTGAAGCCGAAATCGGCGTTACGCTCATCGACCGAAACGGGCGGCGCATGCAATTGCTGCCAGCAGGCGAAGACTTTCTCAATCGCGCGCAGGAGATCGTGGCCTGCATCGAAGAGCTGCCGGAACATGCACGTCAGGCCGAACGCCCTTTGACGACACGATTGCGGCTCGGAGTGATTCCATCGATTGCGCCGTTTCTTCTGCCCAAACTACTCCCCACGACTGCCGATGCTTTTCCGGAACTGCAATTGAGCGTTCGCGAAGGTCTGACACGCTCACTTCTCGACAGTCTGCGTTCAGGCTCCCTTGACGCGGCACTCGTCGCCCATCCCTATGATCTTGATGACTTTGAAGTCGCAGAAATCGGCAAGGACCCGTTCTTTCTTGCCGTGCGCCGCGATCATGCGCTGGCCAATCGCGACCGCATCGACGCAAGCGATCTTCAGGATCAGCCTTTTCTGTTGCTCGAAACTGGCCACTGTCTGCGTGAACACGTCATGGCGGCCATCGGTTCAAAGCCCACGCAGTCAAGTGGTGATGTCCATGCAACCAGCATCATGACGCTTGTACAGCTGGTAGAGTTTGGCATGGGTGTGACGCTTTTGCCTGAAGTTGCCATCAAGGCCGGAGTAACACGCGGCAGTGATATCTGTACCGTGCCCTATGAAGGCCAGAACAATTACCGTTCACTTGCTTTGGTTTGGCGTGTCAATGCTGCGCGACGCAACGAGTATCAGCTTTTTGCAGCTCATCTTCGCAATCATTGCATGAAGAAATAA
- a CDS encoding peroxiredoxin, which yields MLGIGDKLPSFKVTGVKPGFNFHEENGVSAFEEITEASFEGKWKVIFFYPKDFTFVCPTEIAEFARLASDFEDRDAVVLGGSTDNEFVKLAWRRDHKDLDKLPIWSFADTNGSLVDGLGVRSPDGVAYRYTFVVDPDNTIQHVYATNLNVGRAPKDTLRVLDALQTDELCPCNREVGGETLKAA from the coding sequence ATGCTCGGTATCGGTGACAAGCTCCCTTCTTTCAAAGTAACTGGCGTTAAGCCTGGCTTCAACTTCCACGAAGAAAATGGCGTTTCGGCTTTTGAAGAAATTACCGAAGCAAGCTTTGAAGGCAAGTGGAAGGTTATCTTCTTCTACCCTAAGGACTTCACATTCGTTTGCCCGACGGAAATCGCAGAATTTGCACGTCTGGCTTCGGATTTCGAAGACCGCGATGCAGTCGTTCTCGGTGGTTCGACTGACAATGAATTTGTGAAGCTTGCATGGCGCCGCGACCACAAGGATCTCGACAAGCTGCCAATCTGGTCGTTTGCTGACACCAATGGTTCGCTGGTCGATGGCCTCGGCGTTCGTTCGCCAGATGGCGTTGCTTACCGCTACACCTTTGTTGTCGATCCGGACAACACAATCCAGCACGTTTATGCAACCAACCTTAATGTTGGCCGTGCTCCTAAAGACACGTTGCGCGTTCTCGATGCTCTGCAGACCGATGAGCTTTGCCCATGCAACCGCGAAGTCGGTGGCGAAACACTCAAGGCTGCTTAA
- a CDS encoding iron ABC transporter permease, translated as MPEPVQAASSSVPYRTRSGRGWLWLSGLIALLVCLPVLALVIEALRGSSGLWSHLFSTIFATAFADTIILLAGVGLITAFVGTSAAWLVTAYDFRGRGMLEWALLLPLAVPTYIIAYAYLDILHPIGPIQSAIRFVLGYETPRQFRLPDVRSMTGCIILLGFVLYPYVYIPTRAMFLTQSASLIEAARTLGVSRRGIFWRVGLPLARPAVAVGVSLALMETLNDVGAAEFLGVRTLTVSIYTTWVTRFDLPGAAQLALALLLLVVAIVSIERWARRKQRFSSNIRHSRGFEPLKVSGVKGMWLFIVCAVPIIIGFIMPATYLVIEAVKRMRFAGISPRLASEAFNTVMLASVATILVLLFGMMVAYAMRLFPGAASRWFYRFSTMGYAAPGTVIAIGIMIVSGAVDRFFDQIFSTFFGLSTGLLLISTGAAIIYAYVARFLAISAGGIDAGLERIPQSLDQASRTLGRGVTATFCQVHLPLSKTAIVAAGLLVFVDCVKELPATLLLRPLNIETFATHLYGEAARGTYEEASVAALAIVAVGILPVILLSRVGRRLGDGRS; from the coding sequence GTGCCGGAACCTGTGCAAGCCGCGTCATCATCCGTGCCTTATCGTACCCGTTCGGGGCGAGGCTGGTTGTGGCTTTCAGGATTGATCGCGCTGCTGGTCTGCCTGCCGGTGCTTGCACTGGTTATCGAAGCACTTCGCGGCTCATCCGGCCTATGGAGCCATCTTTTTTCGACGATCTTCGCGACAGCTTTTGCTGATACGATCATTCTTCTGGCAGGCGTCGGGCTTATCACTGCATTTGTCGGCACCTCAGCAGCATGGCTGGTGACGGCCTATGATTTTCGTGGACGCGGTATGCTGGAATGGGCTCTTTTGCTGCCCTTAGCGGTACCGACCTATATTATCGCTTATGCTTATCTTGATATTCTGCATCCCATCGGCCCGATACAAAGTGCGATCCGCTTTGTGCTGGGTTATGAAACGCCGCGTCAGTTTCGCTTGCCGGATGTAAGATCAATGACGGGCTGTATTATTCTGCTCGGCTTCGTGCTTTATCCGTATGTTTATATTCCAACGCGCGCGATGTTTCTTACGCAATCGGCAAGCCTGATTGAAGCGGCACGCACATTGGGCGTCAGCCGCAGAGGAATATTCTGGCGCGTAGGCTTACCGCTTGCACGTCCTGCGGTCGCTGTTGGTGTTAGCCTCGCATTGATGGAGACGCTCAACGATGTCGGTGCTGCCGAATTTCTCGGTGTGCGGACGCTGACGGTTTCGATCTACACAACGTGGGTCACGCGCTTCGATCTGCCGGGAGCAGCACAGCTCGCCTTGGCACTTCTGTTGTTAGTTGTGGCTATTGTTTCAATCGAGCGATGGGCGAGGCGGAAACAGCGTTTCTCTTCCAATATTCGCCACTCGCGCGGTTTCGAGCCACTGAAGGTGAGCGGTGTAAAGGGCATGTGGCTGTTCATCGTCTGCGCCGTGCCGATCATTATCGGCTTCATCATGCCCGCAACTTATCTCGTCATTGAGGCAGTCAAGCGGATGCGCTTTGCGGGCATATCGCCCCGTTTGGCCAGTGAGGCATTCAACACCGTGATGCTGGCATCTGTCGCTACCATTCTGGTGCTGCTGTTTGGCATGATGGTGGCCTATGCGATGCGGCTGTTTCCGGGTGCGGCTTCGCGCTGGTTCTATCGCTTCTCGACCATGGGCTATGCTGCCCCCGGAACAGTGATTGCCATCGGTATCATGATCGTGTCCGGTGCAGTTGACCGTTTTTTCGATCAGATATTCAGCACGTTTTTTGGTCTCTCCACAGGACTGCTGCTGATCAGCACGGGCGCAGCAATCATCTATGCTTATGTCGCACGCTTTCTGGCTATATCTGCGGGCGGCATCGATGCCGGTCTGGAGCGCATTCCGCAATCGCTGGACCAGGCCTCACGTACGCTTGGTCGTGGCGTGACCGCTACCTTCTGCCAGGTGCATCTACCGCTTTCCAAGACGGCCATTGTTGCCGCTGGTTTGTTGGTTTTTGTCGATTGCGTGAAGGAATTGCCGGCCACGCTTCTGTTGCGCCCACTTAATATCGAGACATTTGCCACGCATCTTTATGGAGAGGCTGCACGTGGAACCTATGAAGAGGCGTCGGTTGCAGCATTGGCAATTGTGGCTGTCGGGATTTTGCCGGTTATTCTGCTTTCGCGTGTAGGGCGTCGTTTGGGTGACGGTCGCAGCTAA